Proteins from a genomic interval of Gemmatimonadales bacterium:
- a CDS encoding molybdopterin-dependent oxidoreductase produces MGTPLGRGGASTFLRDLANTDCMLVMGSNFAECHPVGFRFVMLAREKGAEIIHVDPRFSRTSACATRYMQIRAGSDIAFLGALIHQVLESERWRSDPFFEEYVRHYTNAATIIEKEFRDVADLGGLFSGWRQDHYCPDTWQYAGMQRVLYLSEQQEEICKLKTTQSWGMHAGRTVGGPPERDETMQHPRCVLQLLRRHFSAYTPEAASRICGVPAQEITAVGDALLRNSGRNRTSAIAYAVGWTQHTTGPQIIASSAILQLLLGNIGRPGGGIQALRGHATIQGSTDIPTLYDLLPGYLHMPTHLGIDQDLGSYIWNEGGATGVWANTKSYLVSLLKAWYGDAATAENEFGYAWLPRIDRDYSHMPMFIDMHEGCMEGLVLMGQNPAVGGPNARYQREAMHRLKWLVVRDIFMTESATFWEHAPEVRSGEVRPEEIGTEVFVLPAATVPEKDGSFTNTHRLIQWHHKAVEAPGDARSDAWFIFHLGRRLKERHAHSAEPRDAGLRALTWDYPTEGAHAEPSIEHILREVNGYRWASDWNDREQLASGLHLADDGSTACGCWIYTGVFTDRNRAASREPDDYVAPGWGFAWPSNVRLLYNRCSADPEGRPWSPEKKYVWWDERERRWTGADVPDFPRRKPPEYVGDRAKGGLAAISGDSPFVMKPDGKAWLFFPNGMKDGPMPTHYEPWESPVENALYREYERNPETRHWDMPGNRYSGIANPEFPHVLTTYRLTEHHTGGGMTRWNSWLSELQPEAFVELSPELARELGVRSRDWVTVVTARGRAPARALVTRRLRPLEVQGRVIHQVGFPWHFGYEGLVRGASANDLVSLVGEPNVTIHEGKVMTCNLVAGRDGDAEGGNGGRGGKAGGRDGDREGRR; encoded by the coding sequence CTGGGGACGCCACTCGGCCGCGGCGGGGCCAGCACCTTTCTCCGCGATCTCGCGAACACCGACTGCATGCTGGTGATGGGCTCGAACTTCGCCGAGTGCCACCCCGTGGGGTTCCGGTTCGTCATGCTGGCGCGCGAGAAGGGCGCGGAAATCATTCACGTGGACCCGCGCTTCAGCCGCACCTCGGCCTGCGCCACCCGCTACATGCAGATCCGCGCCGGCAGCGACATCGCGTTCCTCGGCGCCCTTATTCACCAGGTGCTCGAGAGTGAGCGCTGGCGGAGCGATCCGTTCTTCGAGGAGTACGTCCGCCACTATACCAATGCCGCGACCATCATAGAGAAAGAATTCCGCGACGTTGCCGATCTGGGCGGGCTCTTCTCGGGTTGGCGTCAGGACCACTACTGCCCCGACACCTGGCAGTACGCCGGCATGCAGCGGGTGCTCTACCTCTCGGAGCAGCAGGAGGAGATCTGCAAGCTCAAGACGACCCAGTCGTGGGGCATGCACGCGGGCCGCACGGTGGGCGGGCCGCCCGAGCGCGACGAGACCATGCAGCATCCGCGCTGCGTGCTCCAGCTTCTGCGTCGTCACTTCAGCGCGTACACCCCGGAAGCGGCCTCACGCATCTGTGGCGTGCCCGCGCAGGAAATCACGGCCGTGGGCGACGCGCTCCTCAGAAACTCCGGCCGCAACCGCACGTCGGCCATTGCCTACGCCGTGGGCTGGACCCAGCACACCACCGGACCGCAGATCATCGCCAGCTCGGCGATCCTGCAACTGCTGCTCGGCAACATCGGCCGCCCGGGCGGCGGCATCCAGGCTCTCCGCGGCCACGCCACCATCCAGGGGTCGACCGACATCCCGACGCTCTACGACCTTCTCCCCGGTTACCTCCACATGCCGACACACCTCGGCATCGATCAGGATCTCGGGAGTTATATCTGGAACGAAGGCGGCGCCACGGGTGTGTGGGCCAACACGAAGTCCTATCTCGTCTCGCTGCTCAAGGCGTGGTACGGCGACGCGGCCACGGCGGAGAATGAGTTCGGCTACGCTTGGCTGCCGCGCATCGATCGGGACTACTCCCACATGCCGATGTTCATCGACATGCACGAAGGTTGCATGGAGGGGCTCGTCCTCATGGGACAGAACCCGGCGGTGGGCGGCCCCAACGCGCGCTACCAGCGCGAGGCGATGCACCGGCTCAAGTGGCTCGTCGTGCGCGACATCTTCATGACGGAGAGCGCTACCTTCTGGGAGCACGCGCCCGAGGTGCGGAGCGGCGAGGTGCGGCCGGAGGAGATCGGCACCGAGGTGTTCGTGCTCCCTGCCGCCACCGTGCCCGAAAAGGACGGGAGCTTCACCAACACGCACCGGCTCATCCAGTGGCACCACAAGGCCGTCGAGGCGCCGGGAGACGCGCGCTCCGATGCGTGGTTCATCTTTCATCTGGGCCGGCGGCTCAAGGAGCGCCACGCGCATTCCGCTGAGCCGCGCGACGCGGGGCTCCGCGCGCTCACCTGGGACTATCCCACCGAGGGCGCTCACGCGGAGCCGAGCATCGAGCACATCCTGCGCGAGGTGAACGGCTACCGCTGGGCCTCCGACTGGAACGATCGCGAGCAACTTGCGAGCGGGCTCCACCTGGCCGATGATGGCAGCACGGCGTGCGGTTGCTGGATCTACACCGGCGTCTTCACCGACCGGAACCGCGCCGCCTCCCGCGAGCCGGACGACTACGTGGCGCCCGGCTGGGGCTTCGCGTGGCCCAGCAACGTCCGGCTGCTCTACAACCGCTGCTCGGCCGATCCGGAAGGCCGCCCCTGGTCACCCGAGAAGAAATACGTCTGGTGGGACGAGCGCGAGCGGCGCTGGACCGGCGCCGACGTCCCCGACTTCCCGCGCAGGAAGCCGCCGGAGTACGTGGGCGATCGCGCGAAGGGCGGACTCGCCGCAATTTCCGGCGATTCGCCGTTCGTTATGAAGCCGGACGGGAAGGCATGGCTCTTCTTCCCCAACGGAATGAAGGACGGGCCCATGCCGACGCATTACGAGCCATGGGAGTCGCCGGTGGAGAACGCGCTCTACCGGGAGTACGAGCGCAATCCGGAGACGCGACACTGGGACATGCCCGGCAACCGCTACAGCGGCATCGCAAACCCCGAATTCCCCCACGTGCTCACCACGTACCGCCTCACCGAGCACCACACCGGCGGGGGCATGACCCGGTGGAACAGTTGGCTGAGCGAGCTGCAGCCGGAGGCGTTTGTCGAGCTGAGTCCTGAGCTCGCGCGTGAGCTCGGCGTGCGGAGCCGTGACTGGGTCACCGTCGTCACCGCGCGCGGGCGCGCGCCGGCCCGGGCGCTCGTCACCCGCCGGCTGCGCCCGCTCGAGGTGCAGGGGCGCGTGATCCACCAGGTGGGCTTTCCCTGGCACTTCGGGTATGAGGGACTGGTCCGCGGCGCATCGGCGAACGATCTCGTATCGCTGGTGGGGGAGCCGAACGTGACGATTCACGAGGGGAAGGTGATGACGTGTAATCTGGTGGCAGGGCGGGATGGGGATGCAGAAGGCGGAAACGGCGGTAGAGGTGGTAAGGCCGGGGGCCGTGATGGCGATCGCGAGGGCCGGCGGTGA
- a CDS encoding glycosyltransferase family 2 protein, which produces MFNGRLLTVVVPCYNEEAVIEETHRRLSRVLRALPDLGYEILYVDDGSSDATGAILERLAASDPHVRVLAFSRNFGHQIAVTGGVEHAAGDAVVLIDADLQDPPEVIAEMVERWREGYDVAYGVRTDREGESKFKRATASAFYRLMSRLTETEIPLDTGDFRLMDRRVVDALIAMPERDRFVRGLVSWAGYRQVAVPYGRAARFAGTSKYPVGKMIRFAMDGIASFSVKPLTVATYAGFVVSLMAVFGIVYAVILRLFTTIFVPGWTALFIAVLFLGGVQLISLGIMGEYVGRIYGESKRRPLYLLRERLGFERPSHGNGRISKGIFRERRTGERRGAPRALRVRNA; this is translated from the coding sequence ATGTTCAACGGCCGGTTGCTGACCGTCGTGGTTCCGTGTTACAACGAAGAAGCCGTCATCGAGGAGACCCACCGCCGGCTCTCGCGCGTGCTGCGCGCCCTGCCGGACCTGGGCTACGAGATCCTCTACGTCGACGACGGGAGCAGCGACGCGACCGGCGCGATCCTGGAGCGGCTGGCCGCGAGCGATCCGCACGTGCGGGTTCTCGCCTTCTCGCGCAATTTCGGCCACCAGATCGCGGTGACGGGCGGCGTCGAGCACGCTGCGGGCGACGCGGTGGTGCTGATCGATGCCGACCTGCAGGATCCGCCCGAGGTGATCGCCGAGATGGTCGAGCGGTGGCGCGAAGGCTACGACGTGGCCTACGGCGTCCGCACCGATCGCGAGGGCGAGTCGAAGTTCAAGCGCGCGACCGCCAGCGCGTTCTACCGGCTGATGTCGCGGCTCACCGAAACCGAGATTCCCCTCGATACCGGCGACTTCCGCCTGATGGACCGGCGGGTGGTCGATGCGCTCATCGCCATGCCCGAGCGCGACCGGTTCGTACGGGGCCTCGTGAGCTGGGCGGGCTACCGGCAGGTGGCGGTGCCATACGGGCGCGCGGCGCGGTTTGCCGGGACCAGCAAGTATCCGGTCGGCAAGATGATCCGGTTCGCGATGGACGGGATCGCGTCGTTCTCGGTGAAGCCGCTCACCGTCGCGACGTATGCCGGTTTCGTGGTGTCGCTCATGGCGGTGTTCGGGATCGTGTACGCGGTCATCCTCCGGCTCTTCACCACCATTTTCGTGCCCGGGTGGACCGCCCTGTTCATCGCGGTGCTCTTCCTCGGCGGCGTGCAGCTCATCTCGCTCGGGATCATGGGCGAGTACGTCGGGCGGATCTACGGCGAATCCAAGCGGCGGCCGCTATACCTCCTGCGCGAGCGCCTTGGCTTCGAGCGGCCGTCGCACGGCAACGGGCGGATCTCCAAGGGGATCTTTCGCGAGCGCCGCACCGGCGAGCGGCGCGGGGCTCCACGCGCCTTGCGCGTGCGGAACGCATGA
- a CDS encoding lysylphosphatidylglycerol synthase transmembrane domain-containing protein: MTPERMIPERTPAKRARWLRPVLGLVVAGLFVWLIARRVEWAAVSRVLSSASAAPLALGLLFFAAGIGVRVLRWWWMLRGFEPDLAARRCARPFLVGLAVNNTVPFRAGDLVRAFGFRHALRSPPGRVLGTLVIERVLDGVVLIAIFFIGLLGAASGVVPAAYVSAGATAGAIGLAAIVTLVVAPGWVARRLERARSRLEARAGGGLVARVAGGATHFVEALGTLQSPARAVQLLGLSALAWTLEGGLYAAVAASLHATVAPLAPWFSLATGTLATLLPSSPGYVGTFDYFTMLGLTAYGADRSVAAAFALLTHVLLWLPITAAGALLLLAPRITAMRREAEPA, translated from the coding sequence ATGACCCCGGAACGCATGATCCCGGAACGCACGCCGGCGAAGCGCGCGCGCTGGCTCCGACCGGTGCTCGGGCTCGTCGTGGCCGGGCTGTTCGTGTGGCTCATCGCGCGGCGGGTCGAGTGGGCAGCGGTAAGCCGCGTCCTGAGCTCGGCCTCCGCGGCGCCGCTCGCGCTCGGCCTGCTCTTCTTCGCGGCCGGCATCGGGGTGCGCGTGCTCCGGTGGTGGTGGATGCTGCGCGGGTTCGAGCCGGATCTCGCGGCGCGGCGTTGCGCCCGCCCGTTTCTGGTGGGCCTCGCCGTCAACAATACGGTGCCGTTCCGGGCCGGCGACCTCGTGCGCGCGTTCGGATTCCGCCACGCGCTCCGCTCTCCGCCGGGCCGGGTGCTCGGCACGCTCGTGATCGAGCGGGTGCTCGACGGGGTCGTGCTCATCGCCATCTTCTTCATCGGACTGCTGGGCGCCGCGTCGGGCGTGGTGCCGGCGGCGTACGTAAGCGCCGGGGCCACGGCGGGGGCCATCGGACTCGCCGCGATCGTGACGCTGGTCGTGGCGCCCGGCTGGGTGGCGCGGCGGCTCGAGCGGGCCCGGTCGCGGCTCGAAGCGCGGGCCGGCGGCGGCCTGGTCGCGCGGGTCGCGGGCGGCGCCACGCATTTCGTCGAGGCACTCGGCACGCTGCAGTCGCCGGCGCGCGCGGTGCAGTTGCTCGGGCTGAGCGCGCTCGCGTGGACGCTCGAGGGCGGCCTCTACGCCGCCGTGGCCGCGTCGCTCCACGCGACGGTCGCGCCGCTCGCCCCCTGGTTCTCGCTCGCCACCGGCACGCTCGCGACGCTCCTGCCGAGCTCGCCCGGCTACGTCGGCACCTTCGACTATTTCACGATGCTCGGACTCACCGCCTACGGCGCGGACCGGAGCGTCGCGGCGGCGTTCGCGCTGCTCACCCACGTGCTGCTCTGGCTGCCGATCACCGCGGCCGGCGCCCTGCTGCTCCTCGCGCCGCGGATCACCGCGATGCGACGCGAGGCCGAACCCGCGTAG